The Prochlorococcus marinus str. MIT 9301 genome window below encodes:
- a CDS encoding chlorophyll a/b-binding protein, translating to MSPLSGFLAVIVFFTAILVAYLTKQFQNENLNYSSLNQMKNPNTKVKTIEKEKVVAETLNGRFAMLGLIAAVGAYLTTGQIIPGFV from the coding sequence ATGAGTCCACTTTCAGGTTTCTTAGCCGTAATTGTATTCTTTACAGCCATCCTCGTTGCTTATTTAACCAAGCAATTTCAAAACGAAAATTTAAACTATTCATCTCTTAATCAAATGAAAAACCCAAACACAAAAGTCAAAACAATCGAAAAAGAAAAAGTTGTTGCTGAAACTCTTAACGGCAGATTCGCAATGCTTGGATTAATTGCTGCTGTTGGAGCATACCTAACAACAGGTCAAATAATTCCTGGTTTCGTTTAA
- the ychF gene encoding redox-regulated ATPase YchF, which translates to MLKAGIIGLPNVGKSTLFNALVENAKAQAANFPFCTIEPNKGIVSVPDQRLQELGNLSCSQNIIPTKIEFVDIAGLVKGASKGEGLGNKFLSNIREVDAIVHVVRCFEDSDVIHVSGKVDPLDDIEIINLELNLADLSQLQKRRERIKKQVRTSKEAAKEDTLLEKIEEELEKGLSVRSISLNEEENLIIKQLGFLTAKPIIYATNLNENDLAEGNDFSSTVQSFASNENTECIKISAQVESELIELEPEDKKDYLIGLGVEEGGLSSLIRSTYKLLGLKTYFTTGEKETKAWTIKDGMTAPQAAGVIHTDFEKGFIRAQTISYQNLIDSGSIANAKTKGLLRSEGKEYIVNEGDVMEFLFNV; encoded by the coding sequence ATGTTAAAAGCAGGTATTATTGGATTACCAAATGTTGGAAAATCAACCCTATTTAATGCACTTGTAGAAAATGCTAAGGCCCAAGCGGCTAATTTTCCCTTTTGTACTATAGAACCTAATAAAGGCATAGTTTCAGTCCCGGATCAAAGGTTGCAAGAGTTAGGTAATTTAAGTTGTAGCCAAAATATTATCCCAACAAAAATTGAATTTGTAGATATCGCAGGACTAGTAAAAGGAGCTAGTAAAGGCGAAGGCTTGGGAAATAAATTTTTATCAAATATTAGGGAGGTTGATGCAATAGTTCATGTTGTAAGGTGCTTTGAAGATAGTGATGTAATTCATGTTTCTGGAAAGGTAGATCCCCTGGATGACATTGAGATAATTAATCTGGAATTGAATTTAGCTGATTTATCTCAACTCCAAAAAAGAAGAGAAAGAATTAAAAAACAGGTTAGAACTAGTAAAGAGGCAGCTAAAGAAGATACCTTACTAGAAAAAATTGAAGAAGAGCTAGAGAAAGGCCTTTCAGTTAGATCAATATCTTTGAATGAAGAAGAAAATTTAATAATTAAGCAATTAGGCTTCCTTACTGCTAAACCAATTATTTACGCAACTAATTTGAATGAAAATGATTTAGCTGAAGGTAATGATTTTTCATCAACAGTTCAGAGTTTTGCAAGCAATGAAAATACAGAATGTATAAAAATATCAGCGCAAGTCGAATCTGAATTAATAGAGTTAGAACCAGAAGATAAAAAAGACTACCTTATCGGCTTAGGAGTAGAAGAAGGGGGATTAAGTTCATTAATTAGATCAACATATAAATTATTGGGATTAAAAACTTATTTCACTACCGGTGAAAAGGAGACAAAAGCTTGGACAATAAAAGATGGGATGACTGCGCCACAGGCAGCAGGAGTAATTCATACTGATTTTGAAAAAGGATTTATAAGAGCTCAGACTATTTCCTATCAAAATTTAATTGATTCAGGTTCAATTGCCAATGCAAAAACTAAAGGTCTTTTAAGAAGTGAAGGTAAGGAATATATTGTTAACGAAGGTGATGTAATGGAGTTCTTATTTAACGTTTAG
- a CDS encoding efflux RND transporter periplasmic adaptor subunit, whose translation MFDLIKKNINLRSGIILLSLAIFFVFITNSFKKNKSKDISDFVVQVEKGILSDSINTSGEVKAKKTSNIGPRKQGVIKEIKVDEGDLVKKDQVLASLDDEDFIYKIEELELNVEKQKSEFLRREYLYQEGAVSKEDYESYKNNYDISSAKLNDAKAEKSFYLIKAPYGGKITAKYAEIGSYVTPSTNLSSDSKTKNFIFELSEGLEIVAKVPESDIGRIKIGQEASVRIEAYPSKKYSAIVKKIAARAVKDNNVTSFEVTLNFKDISEEIKIGMTADLEFRVEGNEEKILVPTVSIVTEKGEKGILKVDKNNSPKFEKIEIGISSGNKTSVIDGLEPGEQIFINIPPWAKKRK comes from the coding sequence ATGTTTGATTTAATAAAAAAAAATATAAATCTAAGAAGTGGAATTATATTGCTTTCTCTGGCTATATTTTTCGTTTTTATAACCAATTCCTTCAAGAAAAACAAGTCAAAAGATATTTCTGATTTTGTAGTTCAAGTGGAAAAAGGAATCCTGTCAGATTCAATTAATACTAGTGGTGAAGTAAAAGCAAAAAAGACAAGCAATATTGGGCCTCGGAAGCAAGGCGTTATAAAAGAAATCAAAGTAGATGAAGGCGATCTTGTAAAAAAAGATCAGGTTTTAGCTTCTCTTGATGATGAAGACTTTATCTATAAAATTGAAGAACTTGAATTAAATGTAGAGAAACAAAAATCTGAATTTTTAAGAAGGGAATATTTATATCAAGAAGGTGCGGTAAGTAAAGAAGACTATGAAAGTTATAAAAATAACTACGACATTAGTAGCGCCAAACTTAATGATGCAAAAGCTGAAAAAAGTTTCTATCTAATTAAAGCTCCTTATGGAGGAAAGATAACTGCAAAATATGCTGAGATAGGATCTTATGTCACACCAAGTACAAACTTAAGTTCAGACTCTAAAACTAAAAACTTTATTTTTGAACTATCAGAGGGCCTAGAAATTGTTGCTAAAGTTCCTGAGAGTGACATTGGCAGAATAAAAATAGGTCAAGAAGCCTCAGTAAGGATTGAGGCTTATCCCTCAAAAAAATATAGTGCCATAGTTAAAAAAATAGCTGCGAGAGCTGTAAAAGATAATAATGTAACCTCATTCGAAGTAACTTTAAATTTTAAGGATATTTCTGAAGAAATTAAAATTGGAATGACTGCAGATCTTGAATTTAGAGTCGAAGGTAATGAAGAAAAAATCTTAGTGCCAACAGTTTCTATTGTCACTGAAAAAGGTGAAAAGGGAATTTTGAAAGTTGATAAAAACAATTCTCCCAAATTTGAAAAAATTGAAATTGGTATTAGTAGTGGAAATAAAACCTCAGTAATTGATGGATTAGAACCTGGAGAGCAAATCTTTATTAATATTCCACCTTGGGCTAAGAAGAGAAAATGA
- the polA gene encoding DNA polymerase I, giving the protein MSLTSENSKKPILLLVDGHSLAFRSFYAFSKGIDGGLTTKDGFPTSVTYGFLKSLLDNCKNICPEGVCITFDTEKPTFRHELDPNYKANRDVAPDVFFQDIEQLEIILEESLNLPIFKSPGYEADDLLGTIANDASSKGWCVNILSGDRDLFQLVDDQKDIYVLYMGGGPYAKSGNPTLMNENGVKEKLGVAPERVVDLKALTGDSSDNIPGIKGVGPKTAINLLKENDTLDGIYQALEKIQQNNDKKYKGFIKGSVIEKLRNDKHNAFLSRDLAKINTEVPLILSDGYELKNINQELLSESLQKLELSTLLRQIDIFNSTFSKGGFGKNNLVSKEEKVPKILSNNELENSENKIPKIKVIIVNDFELLDKLIKRLNKTNQIVSLDTETNSLNPIDAELVGIGLCLGEENDDLFYIPLGHQIKKETPNQLSIEDVFSKLRTWIEDPKKEKALQNSKFDRQIFFNHGLDLKGVTFDTLLADYLLNNQEKHGLSEISFRLFGFKPPSFKETVGKNKDFSFVDINEASIYCGYDVFLTFKIVKIFKERFSKEKDELIKLFKEIELPLEPVLSQMEMNGITIDIPYLDKLSKELKSTLEDIENKVFELADENFNLSSPKQLGEILFEKLNLDKKKSRKTKTGWSTDALVLERLVDEHEIIQHLIKHRTISKLLSTYIDALPNLINEKTGRVHTNFNQAATATGRLSSSNPNLQNIPVRTEFSRRIRKAFLPEKNWKLLSADYSQIELRILAHLADEEILINAFHKNDDIHSLTARLIFEKEEISSDERRVGKTINFGVIYGMGIKKFARSTGVSTPEAKEFLIKYKERYSKIFKFLELQERLALSKGYVKTIFGRKREFKFDKNGLGRLIGKDPYEIDLQSARRAGMEAQSLRAAANAPIQGSSADIIKIAMVQLNKKFIEMNFPAKMLLQVHDELLFEVEPDSLEITTKLVKKTMENCVKLNVPLLVDIGIGDNWMETK; this is encoded by the coding sequence ATGAGTTTAACATCTGAAAACTCTAAAAAACCAATTTTACTTTTAGTCGATGGTCATTCACTTGCTTTTAGAAGCTTCTATGCATTTAGCAAAGGGATTGATGGAGGTTTAACAACCAAAGATGGATTCCCAACAAGTGTGACTTATGGATTTCTAAAAAGCCTTCTTGATAATTGCAAAAATATTTGTCCTGAGGGCGTTTGTATTACTTTTGATACCGAAAAACCTACTTTCAGGCATGAATTAGATCCAAATTATAAGGCCAATAGAGATGTAGCACCAGATGTTTTTTTTCAGGATATTGAACAACTAGAAATCATTTTAGAAGAAAGTCTTAATTTGCCAATTTTTAAATCTCCTGGTTATGAAGCAGATGATCTCCTAGGCACAATTGCAAATGATGCTTCATCTAAAGGATGGTGCGTGAATATTCTTTCTGGGGATCGGGACTTATTTCAATTAGTAGATGATCAAAAAGATATTTATGTACTTTATATGGGAGGTGGTCCATATGCAAAAAGTGGGAATCCAACTCTTATGAATGAAAATGGAGTAAAAGAAAAATTAGGTGTCGCTCCAGAAAGAGTAGTTGATCTTAAAGCTCTAACTGGTGATAGTTCTGATAATATTCCTGGTATTAAAGGAGTAGGTCCAAAAACTGCAATTAATCTTCTAAAAGAAAACGATACACTTGATGGAATTTATCAGGCTTTGGAGAAGATTCAGCAGAATAATGATAAAAAATATAAAGGATTCATCAAAGGTTCGGTTATAGAAAAGCTCAGAAACGATAAGCATAATGCTTTTCTCTCCAGAGATTTAGCAAAAATAAATACTGAAGTGCCTTTGATATTAAGTGATGGTTATGAATTAAAAAATATAAATCAAGAACTACTTTCAGAGTCACTGCAAAAACTTGAATTATCAACACTACTTCGGCAAATTGATATTTTCAATTCAACTTTCAGCAAAGGTGGTTTTGGAAAAAATAATTTGGTTAGCAAGGAGGAGAAGGTTCCAAAGATCTTAAGTAACAATGAATTAGAAAATAGTGAAAATAAAATCCCCAAAATTAAGGTAATTATTGTAAATGATTTCGAATTACTTGATAAATTAATTAAAAGATTAAACAAGACAAATCAAATAGTTTCTTTAGATACAGAGACTAATAGTTTGAATCCAATCGATGCAGAACTTGTTGGGATAGGGTTATGTCTTGGAGAAGAAAATGATGATTTATTTTATATACCTCTTGGTCATCAAATAAAAAAAGAGACCCCCAATCAATTATCGATTGAAGATGTTTTCTCAAAACTAAGAACTTGGATAGAAGATCCGAAAAAAGAAAAGGCACTCCAAAATTCTAAATTTGATAGGCAAATATTTTTTAATCATGGACTTGATCTTAAAGGCGTAACCTTTGACACCTTGCTAGCAGACTACCTTCTTAATAACCAGGAGAAGCATGGATTAAGTGAAATTAGTTTTAGATTATTTGGATTTAAGCCCCCTTCATTTAAAGAAACAGTTGGGAAAAATAAAGACTTTTCATTTGTTGATATTAATGAAGCAAGTATTTACTGCGGTTATGATGTTTTTCTAACTTTTAAGATTGTCAAAATTTTTAAAGAAAGATTTTCAAAGGAAAAAGATGAATTAATCAAATTGTTCAAAGAAATCGAGCTACCCTTAGAGCCGGTATTGTCTCAAATGGAAATGAATGGCATAACTATCGATATACCTTATTTGGATAAACTCTCAAAGGAACTAAAAAGTACCTTAGAAGATATTGAAAATAAAGTTTTTGAATTAGCAGATGAAAATTTTAATTTATCTTCACCAAAACAACTCGGTGAGATCTTATTTGAAAAATTAAATTTGGATAAAAAGAAATCACGCAAAACAAAAACAGGATGGAGCACAGATGCTTTAGTTCTTGAAAGATTAGTCGACGAACATGAAATAATCCAACATTTAATAAAGCACAGAACTATTAGCAAATTACTTAGCACCTATATTGATGCTCTTCCAAATCTTATAAACGAAAAGACAGGAAGAGTTCATACAAACTTTAATCAAGCTGCTACAGCGACTGGGAGACTAAGTAGTAGTAATCCTAATCTTCAAAATATTCCGGTTAGGACTGAATTTAGTAGGAGGATCAGAAAAGCATTCTTGCCTGAAAAAAATTGGAAACTTTTATCAGCTGATTATTCTCAGATCGAATTAAGAATACTTGCTCACTTAGCGGATGAAGAAATATTAATTAATGCATTCCATAAAAATGACGACATTCATTCTCTGACTGCAAGATTAATTTTTGAGAAAGAAGAAATTTCTTCTGATGAGAGGAGAGTTGGGAAAACAATAAATTTCGGAGTTATCTATGGTATGGGAATTAAAAAGTTTGCTCGTTCTACAGGAGTAAGTACTCCTGAAGCAAAAGAATTCCTAATAAAATACAAAGAAAGATATTCAAAAATTTTCAAATTTCTTGAACTTCAAGAAAGGCTTGCCTTATCAAAAGGTTATGTAAAAACAATTTTTGGTAGAAAGAGAGAATTTAAGTTTGATAAAAATGGACTTGGAAGACTAATAGGAAAAGATCCTTACGAAATTGACTTGCAATCCGCAAGAAGAGCTGGCATGGAAGCACAGTCACTAAGAGCCGCAGCCAATGCCCCAATTCAGGGTTCAAGTGCAGATATTATTAAAATTGCAATGGTTCAACTAAATAAGAAATTCATAGAAATGAACTTTCCAGCAAAAATGCTTTTACAAGTACATGATGAATTATTGTTTGAAGTTGAACCAGATTCTTTGGAAATTACGACGAAATTAGTGAAGAAGACTATGGAAAATTGTGTAAAATTAAATGTACCTCTTTTGGTTGATATTGGAATTGGAGATAATTGGATGGAGACAAAATAA
- the cysS gene encoding cysteine--tRNA ligase has product MIKLFNTLSKRIEVFKPIDDVVKIYCCGVTVYDLCHLGHARSYIAWDVLRRFLIYSDFKVKYVQNFTDIDDKILKRAKEESISMKEVSEKNIIEFHKDMDSLGIMRPDSMPRATNHICNICDLITILEDKGYAYSRDGDVYYSVFKNQNYGKLSNQNIEEQNINQQGRMANEENSKKLNPQDFALWKKAKDDEPFFDSPWGKGRPGWHIECSAMVKDELGDTIDIHLGGSDLIFPHHENEIAQSEAANGKKLANYWLHNGMVNVNGQKMSKSLKNFKTIRELINSGISPMTLRYFVMTVNYRKPLDFTEEALRSASEAWKNINVALSFMDLTKGSLNSIDKNEPIEEEYKEKISFELSQKKLKFSEALGNDLNTASAIAIIYDLAKPLKNFLNQFQRVEGFKIDQNEKFFLLENFKTLEKLTEVLGLKKEVLVKESKITEEEISTLINERLKAKKEKNYAKADEIRSLLKEKGIELIDQSKEITTWIRV; this is encoded by the coding sequence ATGATCAAACTTTTTAATACTTTAAGCAAAAGAATTGAGGTTTTTAAGCCTATTGATGATGTAGTAAAAATTTATTGTTGTGGAGTAACTGTTTATGATTTATGTCATCTTGGCCATGCCAGAAGTTACATAGCTTGGGATGTATTGAGAAGATTTTTAATTTACAGTGATTTCAAAGTGAAGTATGTTCAAAATTTCACAGATATTGATGACAAGATCTTAAAAAGAGCGAAAGAAGAAAGTATTTCAATGAAGGAAGTATCTGAAAAGAATATTATTGAATTTCATAAAGATATGGATTCTTTAGGGATAATGCGTCCGGATAGTATGCCAAGAGCAACGAATCATATATGCAATATCTGCGACTTAATAACAATCCTCGAGGACAAAGGTTATGCATATTCTAGGGATGGAGATGTTTATTATTCTGTTTTTAAAAATCAAAATTATGGAAAGCTAAGTAATCAAAATATAGAAGAACAAAACATCAATCAGCAAGGAAGAATGGCTAATGAGGAAAATAGTAAAAAACTAAATCCGCAAGATTTTGCACTATGGAAAAAAGCCAAAGATGATGAACCATTTTTTGATTCGCCATGGGGTAAAGGTAGGCCAGGGTGGCATATTGAATGTTCGGCAATGGTTAAAGATGAATTAGGAGATACTATTGATATCCATTTAGGAGGTTCTGATTTGATTTTTCCACATCATGAGAATGAAATCGCCCAATCAGAAGCCGCCAATGGCAAAAAGCTAGCGAACTATTGGTTACACAATGGGATGGTCAATGTAAATGGACAAAAGATGAGTAAATCCCTTAAAAATTTTAAAACTATCAGAGAGCTAATTAATTCAGGTATAAGCCCTATGACTTTGCGATATTTTGTTATGACTGTGAATTATAGAAAACCACTTGATTTTACTGAAGAAGCTTTAAGGAGTGCTTCAGAAGCTTGGAAAAACATTAATGTAGCCCTTTCTTTTATGGACCTTACAAAAGGGTCTTTAAACTCTATTGATAAAAATGAACCTATCGAAGAAGAATATAAAGAGAAAATAAGCTTTGAATTATCTCAAAAAAAGCTTAAATTTTCTGAGGCACTGGGAAATGACCTTAATACAGCAAGTGCTATTGCAATTATTTACGATTTAGCAAAACCATTAAAAAACTTTTTAAACCAATTTCAAAGAGTCGAAGGTTTTAAAATAGACCAAAATGAAAAATTCTTTCTACTTGAGAATTTTAAAACTCTTGAAAAGTTGACTGAGGTACTTGGTCTTAAAAAAGAGGTTTTAGTAAAAGAAAGTAAAATAACAGAAGAAGAAATATCAACGCTTATTAATGAAAGATTGAAAGCAAAAAAGGAAAAGAATTATGCGAAGGCCGATGAAATAAGAAGTTTGTTAAAAGAAAAAGGTATTGAACTTATTGATCAATCAAAGGAAATAACAACATGGATAAGGGTCTAA
- a CDS encoding 1-deoxy-D-xylulose-5-phosphate reductoisomerase yields the protein MKYITVLGSTGSIGTQTLEIASEQPDKFKAVALSAGRNINLLTEQVKTHKPEVVAIEDESLIEDLKDNINNLDLDDVPLVLGGKQGINAVAAWDKADTVVTGIVGCAGLIPTMSAINAGKNIALANKETLIAAGPIVIPALKKNNSRLLPADSEHSAIFQCLQGLPNYENADFSTGDIPKGLKAIHLTASGGAFRDWAVEDLKHVTVEDATSHPNWDMGKKITVDSATLMNKGLEVIEAHYLFGTSYEDIEIVIHPQSIIHSMIEMEDSSVLAQLGWPDMKLPILYAMSWPERFKTNWKRLNLSEIGKLTFKEPDEFKYPCMGLAYAAGKSSGTMPAVLNAANEMAVEQFLKEKISFQQIPTFISKACESHMENLNLSPELEDILEVDNWARLFIEQEIKKGKKYVSIR from the coding sequence TTGAAATACATTACTGTGCTCGGTTCTACTGGTTCAATAGGGACTCAAACTCTCGAGATAGCTAGTGAGCAGCCTGATAAATTTAAAGCCGTAGCTCTTTCTGCAGGAAGAAATATTAATTTATTAACTGAACAAGTTAAAACTCATAAACCAGAGGTAGTTGCAATTGAGGATGAAAGTCTTATAGAAGATTTAAAAGATAATATTAATAACTTAGATTTGGATGATGTTCCCCTGGTGTTAGGTGGAAAGCAGGGGATTAACGCAGTTGCAGCATGGGATAAGGCAGATACTGTGGTAACAGGGATAGTAGGCTGTGCAGGCTTAATTCCAACAATGTCAGCAATTAATGCGGGGAAAAATATTGCACTTGCTAACAAAGAAACTTTAATTGCTGCAGGACCAATTGTTATTCCTGCATTAAAGAAAAATAATAGTAGGCTTTTACCTGCTGATTCAGAACACTCTGCTATCTTTCAATGTTTACAAGGATTACCAAATTATGAAAATGCAGATTTTTCAACAGGAGATATTCCTAAGGGTTTAAAAGCTATACATTTAACAGCTTCTGGTGGTGCTTTCAGAGATTGGGCCGTTGAGGATTTAAAGCATGTCACAGTGGAAGATGCGACTTCACATCCTAATTGGGATATGGGAAAAAAAATAACTGTAGATTCTGCAACTCTTATGAATAAAGGATTAGAAGTTATTGAAGCTCATTATTTATTTGGGACCTCTTATGAAGATATCGAAATAGTTATCCACCCTCAAAGTATTATTCATTCAATGATTGAGATGGAAGATTCTTCTGTATTAGCTCAATTAGGTTGGCCAGATATGAAACTACCCATTTTATATGCGATGAGTTGGCCTGAAAGATTTAAAACAAATTGGAAAAGATTAAACCTAAGTGAAATTGGAAAATTAACTTTTAAAGAGCCAGACGAGTTTAAATATCCATGCATGGGACTTGCATATGCTGCAGGAAAATCCTCTGGGACTATGCCTGCAGTCTTAAATGCTGCTAATGAAATGGCTGTTGAACAATTCCTCAAAGAAAAAATTTCTTTTCAACAAATTCCAACATTTATAAGTAAAGCGTGTGAATCACATATGGAGAATTTGAATTTGAGTCCCGAATTGGAGGATATTCTTGAAGTAGACAATTGGGCCAGACTTTTTATTGAGCAAGAAATTAAAAAAGGGAAAAAATACGTAAGTATTAGATAA
- a CDS encoding (2Fe-2S) ferredoxin domain-containing protein yields the protein MTKGVHKHLLLCATPTKQKCFKGNEGQKAWECMKKTLKKFENDPSTKNVHILRSKADCLRVCKNGPILLIWPDGIWYEKISPEKISEIFTSHIINGKPIEKWIFKKTPFLNSPRYS from the coding sequence ATGACAAAAGGGGTTCATAAACACCTTCTACTATGCGCAACGCCCACAAAACAGAAATGCTTTAAAGGCAATGAAGGTCAAAAAGCATGGGAATGTATGAAAAAGACTTTAAAAAAATTTGAGAATGATCCCTCTACAAAAAACGTTCATATATTAAGATCAAAAGCTGACTGTTTAAGGGTATGTAAGAACGGCCCAATTCTTCTTATTTGGCCTGATGGCATTTGGTATGAGAAAATCTCTCCAGAAAAAATTTCTGAAATTTTTACCTCACATATTATTAATGGTAAGCCAATAGAAAAATGGATTTTCAAAAAAACACCATTTTTAAATAGTCCTAGATACTCATAA
- a CDS encoding YheT family hydrolase, translating into MELGTNNSISFSFSDYEKNKPFREVLPWIGGDLQTLRDTFVIDFGKSIKNKKIFFPINKILSKKFESDYLLGFLELPENLNSLKGFVIVTHGLGGSTKRFGLRRISRKLANNGFGVLKLNLRGSGSARYLAKGNYCARCSSDVISAINYFKKLINLEFKDLMKRNNNLPIYGVGLSLGGTILLNACLDDNENKGEKLLDGLACVSTPLDLSSCSLCIEKPRNSIYQKWLLHRLKNQLWEGFNDEGKLLDNEKLRIKIRNLKSIREFDQKFTAPSWGFNSLEDYYIKASPIFRIRNSIKKLPLMLFIHAKDDPWVPYKDTLNLRKESIDKFTIFITEKGGHNGFHSINGCWSDEVVKNWFMSI; encoded by the coding sequence TTGGAGTTGGGGACAAATAATAGTATATCTTTTAGTTTTTCAGATTACGAAAAAAATAAGCCATTTCGAGAAGTCTTGCCTTGGATAGGTGGCGACTTACAAACTTTGAGAGATACTTTTGTTATTGATTTTGGTAAATCAATAAAAAATAAAAAAATATTCTTTCCGATTAATAAAATTCTTTCTAAAAAATTTGAATCTGATTATCTTTTAGGTTTTTTAGAATTACCTGAAAACTTAAACTCACTTAAGGGTTTTGTAATCGTTACACATGGTTTAGGAGGCTCAACTAAACGGTTTGGTTTAAGAAGAATATCTAGGAAATTAGCAAATAATGGTTTTGGAGTTCTTAAATTAAATCTAAGAGGATCTGGATCAGCAAGATATTTAGCTAAAGGAAATTATTGTGCTAGATGCTCCAGTGATGTTATTTCAGCAATTAATTATTTTAAAAAATTGATTAATTTAGAGTTCAAAGATCTTATGAAAAGGAATAATAATCTTCCAATTTACGGAGTTGGATTATCTTTAGGCGGAACAATTCTTTTAAATGCCTGCCTAGATGACAATGAAAACAAAGGAGAAAAACTTTTAGATGGCCTTGCCTGCGTGAGTACTCCTTTAGATTTATCTTCATGCAGTCTCTGTATTGAAAAACCTAGAAATTCTATCTACCAAAAATGGTTACTTCATCGCTTAAAAAATCAGTTATGGGAGGGATTTAATGATGAAGGCAAACTTCTTGATAACGAGAAATTAAGAATAAAAATTAGAAATTTAAAAAGTATAAGAGAATTTGATCAGAAATTTACAGCTCCTAGTTGGGGATTTAATTCTTTAGAGGATTATTATATTAAAGCTTCTCCAATATTTAGAATCCGAAACTCAATAAAAAAATTACCTCTAATGCTTTTTATCCATGCCAAGGATGATCCCTGGGTTCCATATAAGGATACTTTGAATTTAAGAAAAGAATCTATTGATAAATTCACTATTTTTATAACTGAAAAAGGAGGTCATAATGGTTTTCATTCGATTAATGGCTGCTGGTCAGACGAAGTCGTAAAGAACTGGTTTATGAGTATCTAG